In a genomic window of Candidatus Flexicrinis proximus:
- a CDS encoding cupin domain-containing protein: MAQADIVSQNDSPQVAMAIPGLYRRTLATGERMMVCEIFLERETTVPLHSHMHEQCGYVLSGKITFTIGERDYTLLQGDSYSIPGDMPHTATAHDDTVLVEVFSPPREEFRIAR, encoded by the coding sequence ATGGCGCAAGCAGACATCGTTAGCCAAAATGATTCCCCGCAGGTCGCCATGGCGATACCGGGGCTTTACCGCCGTACCCTCGCGACTGGCGAGCGCATGATGGTGTGCGAGATCTTCCTTGAGCGCGAGACGACCGTGCCGCTGCACTCGCACATGCACGAACAATGCGGCTATGTGTTGAGTGGCAAAATCACGTTTACGATTGGCGAGCGCGACTACACCCTGCTGCAGGGCGATTCGTACTCGATCCCGGGGGATATGCCGCATACCGCAACCGCCCACGACGATACGGTGCTGGTTGAGGTCTTCAGCCCGCCCCGTGAGGAATTCCGTATTGCGAGGTAA